A genomic segment from Paenibacillus sp. FSL K6-1096 encodes:
- a CDS encoding LysR family transcriptional regulator, whose translation MELRQLQYFLKVAQKEHVTKAAEELHVAQSAVSRQIHQLEQELGVELFMQKGRNLQLTPVGQLFCKRVESLLNELDRSVAEVHEFLDPERGEIRIGFPHSLGTHLIPSIVAEFRRHYPHVRFRFKQGTYPSLIKDVISGEVDLAFISPFPENVGHVAGDVVMTEELFAILPQNHPLADEEVIRLAQLRDEKFVLFSQGYSLRPIVWQACQQAGFKPQIAFEGGETDTIRGLVAAGMGVSLLPEMALYQTNPMQPAQVRVVEPKVTRTVGLIHRAEGKLPLVAQSFRNFLLTYFKDRHTENTPVGS comes from the coding sequence GTGGAGCTTAGACAGCTGCAGTATTTTCTCAAGGTTGCCCAGAAAGAGCATGTCACCAAAGCCGCAGAGGAGCTGCATGTTGCCCAATCTGCTGTCAGCCGCCAGATCCATCAGCTTGAGCAGGAGCTGGGTGTGGAGCTGTTCATGCAGAAAGGAAGGAATCTGCAGCTGACCCCGGTCGGACAATTGTTCTGCAAAAGAGTGGAGTCGCTGCTTAACGAGCTGGACCGTTCGGTGGCAGAGGTACATGAATTCCTTGATCCGGAGCGCGGCGAGATCCGCATCGGCTTCCCGCACAGTCTGGGAACGCATCTTATTCCTTCGATCGTTGCGGAATTCCGCCGCCATTATCCCCATGTACGCTTCCGGTTCAAGCAGGGGACCTACCCCTCCTTAATCAAGGATGTGATCTCAGGAGAGGTGGATCTGGCGTTCATCTCCCCGTTCCCGGAGAATGTCGGCCATGTAGCCGGAGATGTTGTAATGACGGAAGAGCTGTTCGCGATTCTTCCTCAGAATCATCCGCTGGCGGATGAGGAAGTGATCCGTCTCGCACAGCTGCGGGATGAGAAATTCGTGTTATTCAGCCAGGGCTACTCGCTCCGGCCGATTGTGTGGCAGGCCTGCCAGCAGGCCGGATTCAAGCCGCAGATTGCCTTCGAGGGCGGCGAGACCGATACGATCCGCGGCCTGGTTGCCGCCGGAATGGGCGTCAGCCTGCTGCCGGAGATGGCGCTGTACCAGACCAATCCGATGCAGCCGGCCCAGGTCAGGGTCGTGGAGCCGAAGGTTACCCGGACCGTCGGACTGATTCACCGGGCAGAAGGGAAGCTTCCGCTGGTAGCCCAGTCATTCCGCAACTTCCTGCTTACCTATTTCAAAGACAGACACACAGAGAATACCCCGGTCGGCTCATAG